The Streptomyces venezuelae genomic interval GCGCCCCGGTGACATTGGTCGCCCGCGCCTCCTCCGCGCCGAGGCCGAAGGCGAAGCGGGCGGCGGCGTTGTAGACGTCCCGCGCCTCGGGCAGCCCCGAGAGCGGCCGGGTGATGTCGGCGGTGACGATCTCAAGACCGGCGGTGTCCACGCCCTGGGAGGTCAGCCAGGGAGTGAGGGTGTCCTTGCGTACGGCTGCCGCCACCCGCAGGCCCCGGGTGAGCAGTTCGGCGACGAGGGAGCGGCCGACGAAGCCGGTCGCGCCGAAGACGATCGCGTCCATGAGACTCCTTGGAGAGGTTGATGAACACTGAATAGATCGGTCTACATATTTTTTGGGCAGAAGGAAGGCCCGCCGTCGCGCGGCGGGCCTCGGTCAGCCCAGCAGAGTGTGGACCTGGCGGGCGACACGCTCCAGCGGGTCCCTGCTGCGGTGCGCCCGGGCCAGCAGGAGCGCCCCCTCCACCAGGGCCAGGACCGTGACGGCGAGGTCGTCGGCGTCCGGGCGGCTCGACAGTCGTGCGCGCAGGGCCGTCTCCCAGGAGGAGTAGACCTCCGAGCACACCTCCTGGAGCGGGTCGTTGACGGCGGCCGTCTCCAGCGCCACCGTGGCCACCGGGCACCCCTTGCGCCAGTCCGACTTCGCGAGCCGGTCGCCCAGGTGGCGCAGCACGCCTTCGACGAACTCCGCCGGTGAGGGGTCGGTGCCGGCCGGCTCGCCCAGGGCGTCGCCGATCGCCTGCCCTGCCCGCCGGACGGACTCGCCGACCAGCTGGTCCTTGCCGCCGGGGAAGTGGAAGTAGAGCGAGCCGCGGGGTGCGCCGCTGACCGCGATGACCTGGTTGAGCCCCGTGCCGAAGTACCCGGCCGTCTCCACCAACTCCTGTGTCGCGTCGAGGAGTCGGTCCCGCGTCTCGGCGCCCTTCTGTCCCATGGCTGTAAAGTAGACCGATCTATATATTTTCTCAACCCCTCCCCGGTCCTCTCCCCGGTGCTCCCCCCCGGTCCCGTTCCCCGCCGACGCGCTCGACCGACACCTGAGACCGGTTGGCCCGCGCGGGGGCCCGACCGTTAGGTTTTCCGTCATGACCACTGCTCCTCGCACCACCGGCGCCGTCGCCGCCGGCCTCGCCACCATCGCCGGTGACGGCTCCGTTCTCGACACCTGGTTCCCCGCCCCCGAGCTGACCGACGCGCCCGGCCCCGCCGGCACCGAGCGGCTCACCCCCGACGAGGCCGTGAACGCCCTCGGTGACGGGGCCGCCAAGGCCCTCGGCGTGGACGCCCGCCGCGGCGTCGAGGTGGTCGCCGTCCGTACCGTCATCTCCTCGCTCGACGACAAGCCGCTCGACGCGCACGACGCCTACCTGCGCCTGCACCTGCTCAGCCACCGGCTGGTCAAGCCGCACGGCCAGAGCCTGGACGGCGTCTTCGGCCTCCTCGCCAACGTCGCCTGGACCTCGCTCGGCCCGGTCGCCGTGGACGACATCGAGAAGGTCCGGCTCAACGCCCGCGCCGAGGGCCTGCACCTCCAGGTGACCTCGATCGACAAGTTCCCGCGGATGACCGACTACGTCGTCCCCGCCGGGGTCCGCATCGCCGACGCCGACCGCGTGCGCCTCGGCGCCCACCTCGCCGCCGGCACCACCGTCATGCACGAGGGCTTCGTCAACTTCAACGCAGGCACCCTCGGCACCTCGATGGTCGAGGGCCGGATCTCCGCCGGCGTCGTCGTGGGCAACGGCTCCGACATCGGCGGCGGCGCCTCCACCATGGGCACCCTGTCCGGCGGCGGCAACGTCGTCATCTCGATCGGCGAGCGCTGCCTGATCGGCGCCGAGGCGGGCGTCGGCATCGCCCTCGGCGACGAGTGCGTCGTCGAGGCCGGTCTGTACGTCACGGCCGGCACCCGGGTCACCATGCCCGACGGCCAGATCGTTAAGGCCCGCGAGCTCTCCGGCGGCTCGAACATCCTCTTCCGCCGCAACTCGGTCACCGGAGCCGTCGAGGCCCGCCCGAACAACGCGGTCTGGGGCGGACTGAACGAGATCCTCCACAGCCACAACTGATGCGGTGACTCTGCGTCAACAGCCGACGTTAGGCAGGACGCAGGGTCACTGTACGCAGACAAGGCGAGGAGTCGACATGAGGACGAAGCCCACGGTCGCCGGGGTGCTCACGGCGGTGGCGGTACTGCTGCCCGCCGGCACGGCCCAGGCGGACGAGACGCACACGCACCACGGCCCGACCGTCACCAACGGCCCCAGCCTCTCCCTCCACACCGGGCAGATCGACGACCCGCTGGAGGACGTCCTGGAGCACGCCGCGATTTTCGGCCGGACCTACACGACCGACTCCGCCTGAAGCAGCGCTTCGAGCGCACCCCGCAGCCCGTCGACCGTCTCCCGGTCGGCGGGCTGCAGCGGTTCCCGCACCGGCCCTCCGAGCAGCGCCTTGGCGGTCACCGTGCCGGGCAGCCCCGAGGCCATCATCAGCTCGGCCAGCGGCATCGTGCGGGCGTGGAGCAGGGCCGCCCCGGCGGTGTCGCCGGCGTCGAAGGCGTCCAGGACCGCGCGCAGCTGCCGGGGCACCACGTTGGCCACCGTGCTGACGTAGCCGGCGCCGCCGACCGCGTACAGCGGCAGGTTCA includes:
- a CDS encoding TetR/AcrR family transcriptional regulator; the encoded protein is MGQKGAETRDRLLDATQELVETAGYFGTGLNQVIAVSGAPRGSLYFHFPGGKDQLVGESVRRAGQAIGDALGEPAGTDPSPAEFVEGVLRHLGDRLAKSDWRKGCPVATVALETAAVNDPLQEVCSEVYSSWETALRARLSSRPDADDLAVTVLALVEGALLLARAHRSRDPLERVARQVHTLLG
- the dapD gene encoding 2,3,4,5-tetrahydropyridine-2,6-dicarboxylate N-succinyltransferase gives rise to the protein MTTAPRTTGAVAAGLATIAGDGSVLDTWFPAPELTDAPGPAGTERLTPDEAVNALGDGAAKALGVDARRGVEVVAVRTVISSLDDKPLDAHDAYLRLHLLSHRLVKPHGQSLDGVFGLLANVAWTSLGPVAVDDIEKVRLNARAEGLHLQVTSIDKFPRMTDYVVPAGVRIADADRVRLGAHLAAGTTVMHEGFVNFNAGTLGTSMVEGRISAGVVVGNGSDIGGGASTMGTLSGGGNVVISIGERCLIGAEAGVGIALGDECVVEAGLYVTAGTRVTMPDGQIVKARELSGGSNILFRRNSVTGAVEARPNNAVWGGLNEILHSHN